aatatttttaatctcatgCAATTTCTTGAGATATTTTAGAGACAAGTTAAAATTGCTGTACATGATAAATCTTCATTTCAGCAAaggaatattctgattttttgtGACTCTTGTAAATGTagtttttatcattaaatcaGTATTTGTATTATCAGTTCATACTATCTGATGGATATAATTCCATTCTAAAGTTTTTTGTAATGTAAATCATATGCCTTGATGTCAATTCTGTATTGACATTTTTGACATTCTTGATGATAGTATTTATAGTGGGATTATGATTTCTGGTTTTGAAAAAGCTAGTGGGATTATAGGAAATTATGGAATGGGTTTTTTCCTGAGTGAAGAACTGTGAATAAGGATTAATGATTCAGTCATATTTGTTCCTTTGCTGAATGAGTGGTCAGAGCTAATAGGATGATAGGCCTACTCAACTAGGAATTCCGCTGATGGTGCATGGAAGACTGAGTGCACATAGTTTAAAACAGAGGGCAGTAAAGACACAGAATGTCTTCATgtacttttctaaaatattctgcTTTTAATAACATAGTAAGGTAAAAAGGCCtagtgagtttatttttttatttttattttttattttttttaaagagtttatttatttattcatgaaagacacatggaaagagaggcagagacataggcagagggagaagcaggctccctgcaaggagcctgatgtgggacctgatgctggatcctgggatcatgctccgagccgaaggcagacgctcaaccactgagccactcaggcaccccaggccTAGTGAGTTTAAAGCAACATTTGTTCATATCTTTGGGTTcatattgatgaacatttgaaaaCTTCTGATAAATACAATCAATGTATATGTGTTGTTATTAGgcctgtttttttcatttctataattactgtaattcatgtattttattatcttattaagtttttattttaattccagttagtaaaCATACAGTCTTGtgttagtgtcaggtgtacaatatagtgattcagcacttcatgtatcacctggtgctcattgcAAGTGCACTCCTTAGACCTCATTACCTTTTTAACCACATCCTCCCAACCCATTCCACTTTGGGAACCATCAGTTCTGTGTAAGACTCAAGTTTTcgatttctgtctctcttttttatttcccctttgctcatttttttttaaaagattttatttatttattcatgagagacacacacagagagagagagaggcagagacaaagcagagggagaagcaggctccattcagggagcctgatgtgggactcgattccagaactccagtATCTCATCCCGGGCTAAGGcatgcgctaaaccgctgagccacccgggctgccctgcccatttgtttcttaagttccatatatgaatgaagtcatagggtatttgtctttctctgacttattttttttttgaaggttttaaatgtactttatttcttaaatcatgCCATATTTTAGTGGGTGCACAGTGCTTTCACTTGGCATCAATTAGGAGTTGGTTTTGAAACAATTCATTATTACACCAGCTGGGATTACTGATCCCTCCATTCCTTTGGGGTGACTCTGCCAACAGGGGACAGGTTCCATTCTATTCCAATTTGTGCTGCTGTATATGCCCATACAGCAATACAGAAAGTGGCTCCACTAGCTAATACAGCATTACCATATTTATCATGGAAATCAGGTGCCCATTTCTGGTGACTCTGCCTTGCCATTGTTTGTGGAATGCTTTGAACTCCGAGATGACTTAGAGCGATTCTGGCCATGGGAAACatcctggagctgaaggcagaacgGTGCAACTGCGGTTACTGCTTTGCTACAACTTCATGCCAAGTACCCTTGCAAAGagccctgaaaaacaaaaatctctgacttattttttgaTTAGCATtgtattctctagctccatccatgttgcaaatggcaagatttccttgttttatggctgttacacacacacacacacacacacacaccgtcttctttatcctttcatcactCATTGGACACTTCACCTGCTTTCATATTGTAGTTATTGTGAATGATGATggtataaacataggggtgcatgtattcctccccccccttttttttgcatgtatccctttgaattagtgtttatgtattctttgggtaaataaccagtgttggaattgctggatcataggatagttctatttttaactttttgaggaaccttcatactggtttccacagtggctgcaccagtttttaTTCTCAAAGGCAGTACAGGAAggttttttcccctctgcatTCTTAGCAAcacctgtttttttgttgttgttgattttagccattttgacaggtgtgagatgaccTCTCATTGTATTTCTGATGCTAAGTAATGTTGAGAATgtttgttagccatctgtatgttagccatctgtatgtcttctttggagaaaggtctgttcatgtcttctgcccattttgaagttggattgtttgttttttggatgttaagttctttatgtatttcagtatttatcagatgtcatttgaaaataccttttcctattccataggttgccttttagttttgattttcctTCGTATgcagaaaagtttattttattgtagacccaatagtttgtttttgctttatttcctttgcctagacatagctagaaaaaagTTGGTATGGCTGATATGAAAGAAGTTACTGCCCG
Above is a window of Canis lupus familiaris isolate Mischka breed German Shepherd chromosome 29, alternate assembly UU_Cfam_GSD_1.0, whole genome shotgun sequence DNA encoding:
- the LOC100684842 gene encoding cytochrome c oxidase subunit 7B, mitochondrial-like; translated protein: MFPMARIALSHLGVQSIPQTMARQSHQKWAPDFHDKYGNAVLASGATFCIAVWAYTAAQIGIEWNLSPVGRVTPKEWRDQ